From one Agathobaculum sp. NTUH-O15-33 genomic stretch:
- a CDS encoding ATP-binding protein — translation MLRKIIQIEEEKCNGCGLCAKACHEGAIGMVNGKARLLRDDYCDGLGDCLPTCPTGAITFVRREAAAYDEAAVQANKAKKELGEQPPLPCGCPGSQSRALGGGEAPAAAAPAPAASALRQWPVQIKLAPVNAPYFDGANLLIAADCAAYAYGNFHQDFMRGKVALIGCPKLDEGDYSEKLTVILRENKIKSLTVVRMEVPCCGGIEHAAVTALQNSGKFIPWQVVTLSVDGRVLD, via the coding sequence ATGCTTCGTAAGATTATTCAGATAGAGGAAGAAAAGTGCAACGGCTGCGGCCTGTGCGCCAAGGCCTGCCATGAGGGCGCGATCGGCATGGTGAACGGCAAAGCCCGCCTGCTGCGGGATGATTACTGCGACGGTCTGGGCGATTGCCTGCCCACCTGTCCGACCGGGGCGATCACCTTTGTCCGGCGCGAAGCCGCCGCCTATGACGAAGCGGCGGTACAGGCGAACAAGGCAAAGAAGGAATTGGGGGAACAGCCGCCGCTGCCCTGCGGCTGCCCGGGCAGTCAGTCCCGCGCGCTGGGCGGCGGGGAAGCGCCCGCCGCGGCCGCACCCGCGCCGGCGGCGTCCGCGCTGCGCCAGTGGCCGGTGCAGATCAAGCTGGCCCCGGTGAACGCGCCGTATTTTGACGGCGCGAACCTGCTGATCGCCGCCGACTGCGCCGCCTATGCCTATGGCAACTTTCATCAGGATTTTATGCGCGGCAAGGTCGCGCTGATCGGCTGCCCCAAGCTGGACGAGGGCGATTACAGCGAAAAGCTGACGGTCATCCTGCGCGAAAATAAGATCAAAAGTCTGACGGTCGTCCGCATGGAGGTACCGTGCTGCGGCGGCATCGAGCACGCGGCGGTCACGGCGCTGCAAAACAGCGGCAAATTCATTCCGTGGCAGGTCGTCACCCTGTCGGTGGATGGACGCGTACTGGATTAA
- a CDS encoding VIT1/CCC1 transporter family protein produces MNRPKLDPAMRQAVRKAQVDEETGALLYGYLATRQKDEQNRKLFEQMAADEKKSTRRFGRAYPAKSWKPSRWRLMILKLLSILLGFTFVVKRMQKDERLGQARYEQMKQTLPQAARMLEDERAHEKELYGMLDEERLHYVGSMVLGLNDALVELTGAIAGVTFALANTRLVAMTGIITGISATLSMAASNYLAERADGNSTAFKSSLYTGAAYLITVALLVLPYLLFPTGMYVAAFAVMITTVLLIILFFNYYLSVAKEEPFLRHFLEMALISLSVAVISFVIGIVAKNVLGIDAL; encoded by the coding sequence ATGAACAGACCGAAACTTGATCCCGCGATGCGGCAAGCCGTGCGCAAGGCGCAGGTTGACGAAGAGACCGGCGCGCTGCTTTACGGCTACTTGGCCACCCGCCAGAAGGACGAGCAAAACCGCAAGCTTTTCGAGCAGATGGCGGCGGATGAAAAAAAAAGCACGCGACGGTTTGGAAGGGCCTATCCGGCGAAGAGCTGGAAGCCCAGCCGCTGGCGCCTGATGATACTGAAGCTGCTTTCGATCCTATTAGGCTTTACCTTTGTCGTAAAGCGGATGCAAAAGGACGAACGGCTCGGTCAGGCCCGCTATGAGCAGATGAAGCAAACGCTGCCGCAGGCGGCCCGTATGCTGGAGGACGAACGCGCGCACGAAAAAGAGCTTTACGGTATGCTGGACGAGGAACGGCTGCACTACGTCGGTTCGATGGTGCTGGGCCTGAACGACGCGCTGGTGGAGCTGACCGGCGCGATCGCGGGCGTGACCTTTGCGCTGGCCAACACCCGGCTGGTCGCCATGACCGGCATCATCACCGGCATTTCGGCCACGCTTTCCATGGCGGCGTCCAACTATCTGGCCGAACGGGCGGATGGCAACAGCACGGCTTTTAAATCCAGCCTGTACACGGGCGCGGCCTATCTCATTACGGTGGCGCTGCTCGTGCTGCCCTATCTGCTGTTCCCCACAGGCATGTATGTGGCCGCTTTCGCCGTGATGATCACGACCGTGCTGCTCATCATCCTGTTTTTCAATTATTATCTGTCGGTAGCCAAGGAGGAGCCTTTCCTTAGGCACTTTCTTGAAATGGCGCTGATCTCGCTTTCCGTCGCGGTGATCTCCTTCGTGATCGGCATCGTGGCGAAAAACGTGCTCGGCATCGACGCGCTTTGA
- a CDS encoding peptide deformylase: MVRPIMKDEAFLKQPSEPAVEADMPVARDLLDTLKANASHCVGMAANMIGETKRIIAVDDEGGYLLMFNPEIIERSGPYEAEEGCLSLTGTRKTTRYKKITVRYQNRVFRERERTFRDWTAQIVQHEIDHCNGVII, encoded by the coding sequence ATGGTAAGACCGATCATGAAGGACGAAGCGTTTTTAAAGCAGCCCTCGGAACCCGCGGTCGAAGCGGACATGCCTGTCGCGCGTGATCTGCTGGACACGCTGAAAGCCAATGCGTCGCACTGCGTGGGCATGGCCGCGAACATGATCGGCGAGACAAAGCGCATCATTGCCGTGGACGACGAAGGCGGCTATCTATTGATGTTCAACCCCGAGATCATCGAGCGCAGCGGGCCTTATGAAGCAGAGGAAGGGTGCCTGTCCCTGACCGGCACACGCAAAACCACACGCTATAAAAAGATAACCGTGCGCTATCAAAACCGCGTTTTCCGCGAGCGGGAGCGCACCTTCCGCGACTGGACGGCGCAAATCGTCCAGCACGAGATCGACCACTGCAACGGCGTGATTATATAA
- a CDS encoding DUF6809 family protein yields MSKSSMYDLYFGNLVPWERGRTQDPAYTPLTRKISDIKKHFEKLLSPEEYNKFEEMGNLQAQCSIIEEVDLFEYSFCMGVLMMIDIYGFKEKRLTD; encoded by the coding sequence ATGAGCAAGTCCTCTATGTATGACCTGTATTTCGGCAACCTTGTACCGTGGGAACGCGGACGCACACAAGACCCCGCCTATACCCCACTTACGCGAAAAATCAGCGACATAAAAAAGCATTTTGAAAAACTGTTATCTCCCGAAGAGTATAACAAGTTTGAAGAAATGGGAAACCTGCAAGCGCAATGCAGCATAATCGAAGAGGTAGACCTTTTTGAATACAGCTTTTGTATGGGTGTGCTGATGATGATTGACATATATGGCTTTAAAGAAAAGCGATTGACAGATTGA
- a CDS encoding putative PEP-binding protein, whose protein sequence is MKQYIYAHSAGEQAAGERIYLCSDDRLKDGVVSRASLQKLLLTPEADEALEKRFEQAQTMLWAEQFAACGERDTVVRLPDMLFDCLLPQNEAEFRCVAELFHCEEQALREEAERLTARHRLSGCEQYRFAPQYVRLFELQIRSIIKGAEQGGLQKISLLLPYSGNWEEVRLLCALTDGIAAESVITCPLGLEITTPRAACVTKEYVATMDFLVFDTESLTQTMYGIAARDAEDAIDHYMREGLFEHSPFCSFDQTGLGTLLLLAIRGARAIKPTAGIGLKGKPAHEPVGLAFCRENKVDMLFTDRAVELTG, encoded by the coding sequence ATGAAGCAATATATATACGCCCATTCCGCCGGGGAGCAGGCGGCAGGGGAACGGATATACCTGTGCAGCGACGACCGGCTCAAGGACGGCGTGGTATCCCGCGCCAGCCTGCAAAAGCTGCTGCTGACGCCGGAAGCGGACGAAGCGCTGGAAAAGCGGTTCGAGCAGGCGCAGACAATGCTGTGGGCGGAGCAGTTCGCAGCCTGCGGGGAGCGGGACACGGTCGTCCGCTTGCCGGATATGCTGTTCGATTGCCTGCTCCCGCAAAACGAAGCGGAGTTTCGCTGCGTCGCGGAGCTGTTTCACTGTGAGGAACAGGCGCTGCGGGAGGAAGCGGAGCGCCTGACCGCGCGCCACCGGCTGTCCGGCTGCGAGCAATACCGTTTTGCGCCGCAGTACGTGCGGCTGTTTGAATTGCAGATCCGCTCGATCATCAAGGGCGCGGAGCAGGGCGGTCTGCAAAAAATATCCCTGCTGCTGCCCTATAGCGGCAACTGGGAGGAGGTGCGGCTGCTCTGCGCGCTGACCGATGGGATCGCGGCGGAATCGGTCATCACCTGCCCGCTTGGGCTAGAGATCACAACGCCGCGCGCGGCGTGCGTCACCAAGGAGTACGTGGCGACGATGGATTTTCTGGTGTTCGACACCGAATCGCTCACGCAGACCATGTACGGCATCGCGGCGCGGGACGCGGAGGACGCGATCGACCACTACATGCGGGAAGGCCTGTTCGAGCACAGCCCGTTTTGCTCGTTCGACCAGACGGGGCTGGGCACGCTGCTGCTGCTCGCCATCCGGGGCGCGCGGGCGATCAAGCCCACGGCGGGCATCGGCCTGAAGGGCAAGCCCGCGCACGAACCGGTCGGCCTTGCGTTTTGCCGGGAAAACAAAGTCGATATGCTGTTCACCGACCGCGCGGTGGAACTGACTGGCTGA
- a CDS encoding sugar ABC transporter permease yields the protein MAETTKDSVVLSRTTEIKPNKKLRVMEALNGPLRMLPVIFALVVIWVIFTAINPSFLSSRNLTTLSVQIVNMGVMSIGLFLVLLHGELDLSCAAASAVSASVGAMICVIFELPFLAGFAACILTGAVVGFLQGWIVTKFSAPAFIITLGSQMALEGLLLVILREHNQISLMNSSLAVFTTTYLPSGLSYVLLAAGTAVLFILTYQSYTQARKNNLPVKFVNKVVIPTGAVLVGGVAVLEIMRRYKGLNLSVLLLIVLLAAFSYLLTQTRFGVHLYALGSNPEAVRRAGISVKNTKWAAFIISGAVFAFAGLIAASRVQSVSISSIDDSIMMNSIAACVLGGASLTGGKGNIWGVLLGSLVMGSLANGMYLIGAETSTRLVVQGAILVAAVVLDAFIVNASTNRR from the coding sequence ATGGCGGAAACTACAAAAGACAGTGTCGTTCTGAGCCGTACGACAGAGATCAAACCAAATAAAAAACTGCGCGTGATGGAAGCTCTGAACGGTCCGCTGCGCATGCTGCCGGTCATCTTCGCGCTGGTCGTGATCTGGGTCATTTTCACGGCGATCAATCCCTCGTTTCTCAGCTCGCGCAACCTGACCACCCTTTCGGTGCAGATCGTCAACATGGGCGTGATGTCCATCGGCCTGTTTCTCGTGCTGCTGCACGGCGAGCTGGACCTTTCCTGCGCGGCGGCAAGCGCGGTGAGCGCCTCCGTCGGCGCGATGATCTGCGTCATCTTTGAATTGCCCTTTCTCGCGGGCTTCGCGGCCTGCATCCTGACCGGCGCGGTCGTGGGCTTTCTCCAAGGCTGGATCGTCACCAAGTTTTCGGCCCCGGCCTTCATCATCACGCTGGGCTCGCAGATGGCGCTGGAAGGCCTGCTGCTGGTCATTCTGCGCGAGCACAACCAGATTTCGCTGATGAACAGCTCGCTGGCCGTGTTCACCACCACCTACCTGCCGAGCGGGCTGTCCTACGTGCTGCTCGCGGCGGGCACGGCGGTGCTGTTCATCCTTACCTATCAGTCCTACACGCAGGCGCGCAAAAATAACCTGCCTGTCAAGTTTGTGAACAAGGTCGTCATCCCCACGGGCGCGGTGCTCGTCGGCGGCGTGGCCGTGCTGGAGATCATGCGGCGCTATAAGGGCCTGAACCTTTCGGTGCTGCTGCTGATCGTGCTGCTCGCCGCGTTCTCCTACCTGCTCACGCAGACGCGCTTCGGCGTGCATCTGTACGCGCTCGGCAGCAACCCGGAAGCCGTGCGCCGCGCGGGTATCAGCGTGAAAAACACCAAATGGGCGGCCTTTATCATCTCGGGCGCGGTATTCGCGTTCGCCGGGCTGATCGCGGCTTCCCGCGTGCAAAGCGTTTCCATCTCCTCGATCGACGACAGCATCATGATGAACTCGATCGCGGCGTGCGTGCTCGGCGGCGCCAGCCTGACCGGCGGCAAGGGCAACATCTGGGGCGTGCTGCTCGGCTCGCTCGTGATGGGCAGCCTCGCGAACGGCATGTACCTGATCGGCGCGGAGACCTCAACCCGCCTTGTCGTACAGGGCGCGATCCTTGTCGCGGCGGTCGTGCTGGACGCTTTTATCGTAAACGCTTCGACCAACCGTCGTTAA
- a CDS encoding substrate-binding domain-containing protein — protein sequence MKKFHRALVLLSMLCFTCTLLLTGCSSGKAPDAEGSTAAPSGTPSGGQPAEGDVIYDGEGTVYFAIPDGTISRWPNFDAPFIEKWLKTYAPNMELKVLDAEGDAQKQLQQIEGAITAGCDFLVYAPAEELSAAGALQLLNDEGVPFCALSHTPYGGKCEMMVTTPFPAIAEQYLKYMEENILPNADGVVKVAGIWGATGSPFYNDLKDTYHATLDKWAEEGKVEIVFEADTNDWTAASAQPVTEQMLTQTGNDVDVVISMNDDLLTGVVATLQEQGMVHDVALLGGCDSTVQGLARVQEGWQAADVLPDYETQAQKVAEVCATWLRDGKCPADMADRVYDNDSPDGLPQILVPTLLITKDNLKAEIVDAGVATQQAIDEVAKTLK from the coding sequence ATGAAAAAGTTCCATCGCGCGCTCGTGCTGCTATCCATGCTCTGCTTTACATGCACGTTACTGCTGACCGGCTGTTCCTCCGGCAAAGCGCCGGACGCGGAGGGAAGTACCGCAGCGCCGTCCGGCACGCCGAGCGGCGGGCAACCGGCCGAGGGCGATGTGATCTACGACGGCGAGGGCACGGTCTATTTCGCCATTCCCGACGGCACCATCTCCCGCTGGCCCAACTTTGACGCGCCCTTCATTGAAAAGTGGCTGAAAACCTACGCGCCCAACATGGAGCTAAAGGTGCTGGACGCGGAAGGCGACGCGCAAAAGCAGTTGCAGCAAATTGAAGGCGCGATCACCGCGGGCTGTGATTTTCTGGTCTACGCCCCGGCCGAGGAGCTCAGCGCGGCGGGCGCGCTGCAACTGCTCAACGACGAGGGCGTTCCCTTCTGCGCGCTGTCGCACACGCCCTACGGCGGCAAATGCGAAATGATGGTCACCACCCCCTTCCCCGCCATCGCGGAACAGTACCTAAAATACATGGAGGAAAACATTCTGCCGAACGCGGACGGCGTCGTCAAGGTCGCCGGTATCTGGGGCGCGACCGGCTCCCCGTTCTATAACGATCTCAAGGATACCTACCATGCAACGCTCGACAAGTGGGCGGAAGAGGGCAAGGTCGAAATCGTCTTTGAAGCCGATACCAACGACTGGACGGCGGCCAGCGCGCAGCCCGTTACCGAGCAAATGCTGACGCAGACCGGCAATGACGTAGACGTGGTCATCAGCATGAACGACGACCTGCTGACCGGCGTCGTCGCGACGCTGCAGGAGCAAGGCATGGTGCACGACGTGGCCCTGCTCGGCGGCTGCGACTCCACCGTACAGGGACTGGCCCGCGTGCAGGAGGGCTGGCAGGCGGCCGACGTACTGCCCGACTACGAAACGCAGGCCCAGAAGGTCGCCGAGGTTTGCGCCACTTGGCTGCGCGACGGCAAGTGCCCCGCCGACATGGCCGACCGTGTGTACGATAACGATTCACCCGACGGCTTGCCGCAAATTCTGGTGCCCACGCTGCTGATCACCAAGGATAACCTGAAGGCGGAGATCGTCGACGCGGGCGTCGCCACGCAGCAAGCGATCGACGAGGTCGCCAAGACCCTAAAATAA
- a CDS encoding ATP-binding cassette domain-containing protein: MKNEKPIVELRRLTKDYGGVRALNDVSLSIHEGELLFIVGDNGAGKSTLVNILSGAVIPNAESEILFEGKPVRIATPKQAQGMGIFTVYQDLSLCNDLNAFQNIFLGNELTRAARLNHESMERRTRDLFGEIGSNVPNPSAPVGTRSGGQRQAVAIAKALLLPSKVVLLDEPTAALGVIQRKQVSKLTRSLRDSGHAVVVVSQDLDEVVKSADRAVVLRIGEIESVLEGGTFTRDDLVAHITGIHSS, translated from the coding sequence ATGAAAAATGAAAAACCGATCGTGGAGCTGCGGCGCCTGACCAAGGATTACGGCGGCGTGCGCGCCTTAAACGATGTGAGCCTGTCCATTCACGAGGGCGAATTGCTGTTTATCGTCGGCGACAACGGCGCGGGCAAATCGACGCTCGTCAACATTCTTTCCGGCGCGGTCATACCGAACGCGGAAAGCGAAATCCTCTTCGAGGGCAAGCCCGTCCGCATCGCGACCCCCAAGCAGGCGCAGGGCATGGGCATTTTCACGGTATATCAGGACCTATCGCTCTGCAACGATTTAAACGCGTTCCAAAACATTTTTTTAGGCAACGAACTGACCCGCGCGGCGCGCCTGAACCACGAGAGCATGGAGCGCCGGACGCGCGACCTGTTCGGGGAGATCGGCTCCAACGTGCCCAACCCCTCGGCCCCGGTCGGCACGCGCTCGGGCGGCCAGCGGCAGGCGGTCGCCATTGCCAAGGCGCTGCTGCTGCCCTCCAAGGTGGTGCTGCTCGACGAGCCGACCGCCGCGCTCGGCGTTATCCAGCGCAAGCAGGTATCCAAATTGACCCGCTCGCTGCGGGACTCCGGCCACGCGGTGGTGGTCGTGTCGCAGGATTTGGACGAGGTCGTCAAATCCGCCGACCGCGCTGTCGTGCTGCGCATCGGCGAGATCGAAAGCGTGCTGGAAGGCGGCACGTTTACGCGCGACGATCTGGTCGCGCACATTACGGGTATCCATTCGTCTTAA
- a CDS encoding ATP-binding cassette domain-containing protein: protein MKAQHTTVLDIDRVDTPLLSLRHISKYFGGVQALIDVDMEVRRGEVTVLVGDNGAGKSTFLKVISGVNIPEEGEIRFNGKPVSIHNTLDSVELGIQTVYQDLALCDNLDIVQNLFLGREITRAGRLNEAEMERVAQQCLDELGIEIQSVRANAGALSGGQRQAVAIARAMLGAPDVVLLDEPLANLGLKQRQQVSKLIMGLREKNVGVVVVSHDLAEVFPICDKVVVFRLGEKVAEIQRAEITTERVVAEITGSNTFLDEE from the coding sequence ATGAAAGCACAACATACGACGGTCCTCGACATCGACCGTGTCGACACGCCGCTTTTATCGCTCCGGCACATCTCGAAATACTTTGGCGGCGTGCAGGCGCTGATCGATGTGGACATGGAGGTGCGCCGCGGCGAAGTCACCGTGCTGGTGGGCGATAACGGCGCGGGCAAATCGACCTTTTTAAAGGTCATATCGGGCGTTAACATCCCTGAGGAAGGCGAAATCCGGTTCAACGGCAAGCCGGTTTCGATCCACAACACGCTCGATTCGGTGGAGCTGGGCATTCAGACGGTATATCAGGATTTGGCGCTTTGCGACAATCTGGACATCGTGCAGAACTTGTTCCTCGGGCGCGAGATCACGCGCGCGGGCCGTTTGAACGAGGCCGAGATGGAGCGCGTCGCCCAGCAGTGTCTGGACGAGCTCGGCATCGAAATACAGAGCGTGCGCGCAAACGCCGGCGCGCTTTCCGGCGGGCAGCGGCAGGCGGTCGCCATCGCGCGGGCCATGCTCGGCGCGCCCGACGTGGTGCTGCTGGACGAACCGCTGGCCAATCTTGGTCTCAAGCAGCGGCAGCAGGTCTCCAAGCTCATCATGGGCCTGCGCGAAAAAAACGTGGGCGTGGTGGTGGTTTCGCACGATCTGGCCGAGGTGTTCCCCATTTGCGACAAGGTGGTCGTATTCCGTCTGGGCGAAAAAGTGGCCGAAATACAGCGGGCCGAGATCACGACCGAGCGCGTCGTCGCGGAGATCACGGGCTCGAACACCTTCCTCGACGAAGAATAG
- a CDS encoding RbsD/FucU domain-containing protein codes for MKRRILNERLAAIVASIRHGEMLFIADSGSGTCSKALYPLDESVEYLDLEVVTGSPTFEDVVRTLAEAGDFEGAIITEDMPDQNPKDYGTLVELFGENKVRQINYAPEYYELRDRCKAVVQTGDIGIHAQAVLIAGYPSADIDIKVLLGETKFTTVPKKDRK; via the coding sequence ATGAAAAGAAGAATTTTAAACGAGAGACTGGCGGCAATCGTCGCATCGATCCGGCACGGCGAAATGCTGTTTATCGCGGATTCCGGCAGCGGAACCTGTTCCAAAGCGCTGTACCCGCTGGACGAGAGCGTGGAATACCTCGACCTTGAGGTGGTGACCGGCTCGCCCACGTTTGAGGATGTGGTCCGCACGCTTGCCGAAGCGGGCGATTTCGAGGGCGCGATCATCACCGAGGATATGCCAGACCAAAACCCCAAGGATTACGGCACGCTGGTCGAGCTGTTCGGTGAAAACAAGGTGCGCCAGATCAACTACGCGCCCGAATACTACGAGCTGCGCGACCGCTGCAAGGCCGTGGTCCAGACCGGCGATATCGGCATCCACGCGCAGGCCGTGCTGATCGCGGGCTATCCGAGCGCGGATATCGACATTAAGGTGCTGCTCGGCGAAACCAAATTTACCACCGTGCCCAAAAAGGACCGGAAGTGA
- a CDS encoding phosphotriesterase family protein, which yields MAHAMTVRGPVSPSALGPTLTHEHIFCDFTCFLLPPQNEAERRFMEEPVTLQNLWSMRVNPYANRDECRLTDMDTALEELAVFKAAGGRTITEVTLEGIGRDVRRLAEVSRRTGLHIICGTGHYIDPTLPDYVRAASADQLAAQYIAEIRNGLDGTDIRPGVIGEIGTSYLMTQDEIKVLRAAARAQRETGLAITIHLDPGARRGHEVLDILVKEEGVSPDKIILGHLDFALAHKDIEFDEGVDYIVSLGNRGCYLEFELCGNTTVYKKEQGSWVLPTDLQRTVAIRRLCGRGFADRILLSHDQGLKHFLRKYGGWGYSHVLTDFQRYLAEAGLEPHTCRLFNVDNPARVLAIDRDA from the coding sequence ATGGCACATGCAATGACCGTACGGGGGCCGGTATCCCCCAGCGCGCTTGGCCCAACCTTGACGCACGAGCACATTTTCTGCGACTTCACCTGTTTTCTGCTGCCGCCGCAAAACGAAGCGGAACGTCGTTTTATGGAAGAGCCGGTCACGCTGCAAAACCTATGGTCCATGCGCGTCAATCCCTACGCCAACCGCGACGAATGCCGGCTGACCGACATGGACACCGCGCTCGAGGAGCTGGCCGTTTTCAAAGCCGCCGGCGGCCGCACGATCACCGAGGTAACGCTTGAAGGCATTGGCCGCGATGTACGGCGGCTCGCCGAGGTATCGCGCCGAACGGGGCTGCACATCATCTGCGGCACGGGCCACTACATCGATCCCACCCTGCCGGACTATGTGCGCGCCGCCTCGGCCGACCAGCTTGCCGCGCAGTATATTGCGGAAATCCGAAACGGGCTGGACGGCACGGATATCCGCCCCGGCGTCATCGGCGAGATCGGCACGAGCTACCTTATGACACAGGACGAGATTAAGGTGCTGCGCGCCGCAGCGCGCGCCCAGCGCGAGACCGGACTTGCCATTACCATCCACCTTGACCCCGGCGCGCGGCGCGGACACGAGGTGCTCGATATTCTGGTAAAGGAAGAAGGCGTTTCACCGGATAAAATTATCCTAGGTCATTTGGATTTCGCGCTCGCGCATAAGGATATCGAATTTGACGAGGGCGTGGACTACATCGTAAGCCTTGGCAACCGGGGCTGCTATCTGGAATTTGAGCTGTGCGGCAACACGACCGTTTACAAAAAGGAGCAAGGCTCTTGGGTGCTGCCGACCGATCTGCAGCGCACCGTGGCGATTCGCCGCCTGTGTGGCCGCGGCTTTGCCGACCGTATCCTGCTGTCGCACGATCAGGGGCTCAAGCACTTTCTGCGCAAATACGGCGGCTGGGGCTACAGCCACGTGCTGACCGATTTCCAGCGTTATCTGGCGGAAGCCGGTTTGGAGCCGCACACCTGCCGATTGTTCAATGTGGACAATCCGGCGCGCGTGCTCGCGATCGATCGCGACGCCTAG
- a CDS encoding histidine kinase dimerization/phosphoacceptor domain -containing protein — translation MTRGTQKKSRAPLLRMENLSSLAHGGRRLQNLRFDLRPGETHVLLGTYIYDHRNFCDLLCGDVLGLSGAYDILGQPYKKRRRLEREIQFIGLAPMLCPSISVAENILIASLKPRFCVKRGALDQCTELMRRVGVSLDLSKSPSQMSVDECKTVEMLRLCAIAPPVAVFFDAINYLGGESRGLLPKVLRFLTEAGCGVIYMTSSFEEALRLGDRISILDGGTIKGTFPTEEVRKNPSEIAYLLSGWEPLIESRTEEDDLSVLQAISNIDDIMQSDGELKRVLEHIAGDLVKALGADCSVLYLVDESRMNVVDVISSGDGAPPLPLLPHTDVLALLQQKGVLQFRAGEARFEALFSKSDTIRHIFCYPVRLDGKKNALIQVMFSAGRVPAPQAPIYLKMYAREVAVAIETSRLMGNSVLLQETHHRIKNNLQMVHNLLYLQKADALAAPDPNVGEILDEAMHRIKCIATVHALLCKDWFGRNVVNLKTLILEILHIYHGLSITLDTQLEETSVPYDDAISIALVTNELISNCVRHAFLPGQSGCRVRITLRNTGTMVILSVADNGAGLPEGFQADAAESVGMSIITSILRELNGALTYLPASPHGTEANVRFPRRASLSPLPLDNGAATV, via the coding sequence ATGACAAGGGGGACGCAGAAAAAAAGCCGCGCGCCGCTGCTGCGCATGGAAAACCTCTCCTCGCTCGCGCACGGCGGGCGGCGGCTTCAAAACCTCCGCTTCGACCTAAGGCCGGGCGAAACGCACGTGCTGCTCGGCACCTACATTTACGACCACCGCAATTTTTGCGACCTGCTGTGCGGCGACGTGCTCGGTCTGTCGGGCGCTTACGATATTTTGGGCCAGCCCTACAAAAAACGCCGCCGGTTGGAGCGCGAGATTCAGTTTATCGGCCTTGCGCCCATGCTCTGCCCTTCTATCTCGGTCGCGGAAAATATCCTGATCGCCAGCCTCAAGCCCCGTTTTTGCGTCAAGCGCGGCGCGCTTGACCAGTGCACGGAGCTGATGCGGCGGGTGGGCGTTTCGCTCGATCTGTCCAAAAGCCCGTCGCAGATGAGCGTGGACGAATGCAAAACCGTGGAAATGCTGCGTTTGTGCGCGATCGCGCCCCCTGTCGCGGTGTTTTTCGACGCGATCAATTATCTGGGCGGCGAAAGCCGCGGGCTGCTCCCCAAGGTGCTGCGCTTTCTCACCGAAGCGGGCTGCGGCGTGATCTATATGACCAGCAGCTTTGAGGAGGCGCTCCGGCTGGGCGACCGTATCTCTATTCTGGACGGCGGCACGATCAAGGGCACCTTTCCCACGGAGGAGGTGCGCAAAAATCCCAGTGAAATCGCCTACCTGCTTTCCGGGTGGGAGCCGCTCATCGAATCGCGCACCGAGGAGGACGACCTTTCCGTGTTGCAGGCGATCAGCAATATCGACGATATCATGCAGTCGGACGGCGAGCTCAAGCGCGTGCTGGAGCACATCGCGGGCGATCTGGTCAAGGCGCTCGGCGCGGATTGCTCGGTGCTGTATCTGGTGGACGAATCGCGCATGAACGTGGTGGATGTGATCTCCAGCGGGGACGGCGCGCCGCCGCTCCCCCTTTTGCCGCACACCGACGTGCTGGCGCTGCTTCAGCAGAAGGGCGTGCTGCAATTTCGCGCGGGCGAGGCGCGATTTGAAGCGCTTTTCTCCAAAAGCGATACGATACGACACATTTTCTGCTACCCGGTGCGGCTGGACGGAAAAAAGAACGCGCTGATTCAGGTGATGTTTTCCGCCGGGCGCGTGCCCGCGCCGCAAGCGCCGATCTATTTGAAAATGTACGCGCGCGAGGTCGCCGTCGCCATCGAGACCTCGCGCCTGATGGGCAACTCCGTTTTATTGCAGGAGACCCACCACCGCATCAAAAACAACCTGCAAATGGTGCATAACCTGCTGTATCTGCAAAAGGCGGACGCGCTCGCCGCGCCCGACCCCAACGTGGGCGAAATACTGGACGAAGCGATGCACCGCATCAAGTGCATCGCCACGGTGCACGCGCTGCTGTGCAAGGATTGGTTCGGGCGCAACGTGGTCAACCTGAAAACGCTCATCCTAGAGATTCTGCATATTTACCACGGCCTGTCGATCACGCTCGACACCCAGCTTGAGGAGACCAGCGTGCCCTATGACGACGCGATCTCGATCGCGCTGGTCACAAACGAGCTGATCAGCAACTGTGTGCGCCACGCGTTTTTACCCGGCCAAAGCGGCTGCCGCGTGCGGATCACGCTGCGCAATACCGGCACAATGGTCATCCTCTCCGTCGCGGACAACGGCGCGGGCCTGCCGGAGGGCTTTCAGGCGGACGCGGCCGAAAGCGTGGGCATGAGCATCATCACCAGCATCCTCCGCGAATTAAACGGCGCGCTTACCTATTTGCCCGCTTCGCCGCACGGCACCGAGGCAAACGTGCGCTTTCCCCGCCGCGCCAGCCTGTCCCCCCTGCCGCTGGACAACGGCGCCGCAACTGTATGA